TGTCGGGCCAACCTGAATTTGGACTTGTCGGGTGCCAATGTCCCGACCTGGCTCGATGGGTGCCCGGATGGGTCCGTGGTTTATGTTTGCTTTGGGAGTCAGAAGTTGCCCAATAGGCGGCAGATGGAGGCCTTGGCTTCCGGGCTCGAACGGAGCAGGGTCCGTTTTGTATGGGCCGTAAAAAGGGGCACGGCCCAACAAGTGGAAGATGGGATTGGAGTTGTGCCTGATGGATTTGAGGAAAGGGTTGGTGGGAGGGGTTTGGTCATAAAGGGCTGGGCTCCACAGGTGTTGATCTTGGGCCATCGGGCCGTGGGTGGATTTGTGAGCCATTGCGGGTGGAACTCGGTGCTGGAAGCAATAGTGGCGGGTGTGTTGGTATTGGGGTGGCCCATGGAGGCGGACCAGTTTGTGAATGCAAGGCTGTTGGTGGAGGACATGGGGGTGGCCGTGAAGGTGTGTGAAGGAGAGGATGCGGTGCCGGAACCAGCGGAGTTGGGAAAGGCGATTGCGGAGGCAATGACGGGGGAGACACCGGTGAAGGTGAGGGCAAAGGAGCTGAGGGAGAAGGCGTTTGCAGCGGTGGGAGGTGGCGGGAGCTCTTCGAAGGATTTGGATGAGTTTGTGAAAGAGCTGAACCAACTTAAAGTGGGACGAAAGTCAAGCTAGCTCACAACATTTTAGAGGGCAAATGAACTCCATTGATGCCTTTcaagtattattattatttggggTTAATAATATGATTAATAACGTTCTTaaatgtactctagatttggtTGTGCTAAAAGTAAAACTATAAGAAATAAGAACTGAATATTACTGTATTAACATGCAATTAGGTGTATATTAACGGTATTGATATCTCTCATGACAACAAGTTTATGCGATGAAAGAAATACTAATACGGTTATAAACTTATAAACATGGGCTGATTGTATCCTAGAATTCCCAAAAGGACTGACTTGCTCTTTGTACCTCACTAGAACATTACGATCAATAGCGCAATGTCATATCTTACGAATTTATTACAATGTTAGACCTCTGTTAGTCAATCTACCAATTTAACTGTGAATTGATAACGTAGAAAATGTAGTACCCATATTTTTGCTGACTGGATGCCAACAAAAATTGATCAGTGAATAAAATCAATTTAGATATAAACCTaatctaaaacaaaattaaatactCTCTTAAACTCTTGTTATGCAGATAACCAAACACCCACCTTCTCCCACCAAACACATTTCCAGAAACCATGTCCGCGAGAACCCACGTCTTAGTCTTTCCCTACCCTGCGCAAGGGCACATGCTCCCTCTCCTCGACCTTACCCACCAGCTCCTCCTCCACGGCATCGTCGTAACCGTCTTGGTCACCCCCAAAAACCTCCCAGCCCTGACTCCGCTCCTCTCAGCCAACCCCTCCTCCTCCGTCCAAACCCTAGTCCTCCCATTCCCTCCTCACCCCAAAATACCACCCGGTCTCGAGAACGTCAAGGATATTGGCCCCCACGGCAATCTCGCCGTTATCGACGCCCTCACCAACCTCCACGACCCCAATGTCGCGCCCTCACCAATCTCGCCGTAATCATCGCCCTCACAACGATAGTTGACTAGTATTTGTTTGCCATAGAAATAATCTTCCTGAAGGTTATAGAGGACCATGGACCAAAATATcaatattatcggcgatatttctccgataatatcgtttttgtgAGAGGGCGATATTTTCACTAATATCCACTTAATTATCGTCAATATATTGTGATATTATCGGAGGAATTCGTCGTTGTCGTATGGAACCCTACTCCCCCATTGACGACGACATCTTCGATCACCTCCTGgactccctcctcctcctcgtctTCAACAAGATTGGTGACTTGAAAACCCTCGGTCGCCGCTGCGTCGTTCTCTGTGGCGATGAATGACTCCCGACGATGTGGCAGTCATCGGATCCCATTCGTTCGACGGTGGGACCCTCTCGAACCATTTTCGTTTGCTGTGAAATGACCTGTGGTGGTCGGAACACCTCTAGACACCCACGGCCTCGCCGGAGATAGGTGTGCCTAatcccgagccgatttcgtcccaaaaaccttggaAAAACACGAGATAAAACTTAACAATTCACATCTAAGCTTCAATCTAGAACAGAAAGAGGTAAAcccgaagcttacctaaccggagaagATTAAGAAGCTTGCCGGAGAGTTCCTGCGTTCGTCgagttgcagagacgagaaggagagggagaaagacgaggtttGATGACGATGGTAATGATGTTTGCACGATGGTGCTGCCGTGTGTGTGTCTCGGCGATAGAGAGGGAATAGATAGaggattgagagagagagagatagagtgcAGAGAAataacaagaagaaagagaaaggaaagaggGTCACGGGGTAGGGGACGGAAAGAGATAAGAGTGAAGAGTGATATGGTGATGCCACGTGGCAGTTTGGGAATGTTTAGGAATCTAGATAAAGGGTCCAGATTTAATCAAAATGGGGGGGGGGGCAAAATGAAATCTCAATAAAACTTTAGGGGACTTACGAAATTATACATATAATTGGGGGTTTGGGTGTTACATGCTGCACCCACTACCTgtaacccagaaaaaaaaaattaaataaaacccttatagctgaggtagttttgtgtgaaaaaaatataaataaataaataaaaccctaatagttgaggtagttttgtgtaatttaccctaatatttattatctaggataaatttctatatttaaaaaaacaccaagggattcgaacccctcccattttactccttcaacaccttgaccaccatatcacttatgtttttatgaaaatacgctaaaatatttatgtatatggttttgttttgaattctttttgcaagaaacaaatctacacatagagatgatgaagagagtgaaaattttgaacctcataggaactctatgtggtactaagtcactcaagtatcttaccatgcaatgtataaagtgtaaaatattgtactaattcattatatataaatgattatggtgttttaaacttttttcattaattactacatattttctacactcacaatgtttgccagctcgctatataatcaacttaaattagttaaatccatcatgcaatgcatttccttccaattttttgtgataaactaatagataattgactaaataaacatcctgcaaagtttcaataaaaaattccaagttttttcttacaatttccgtggtttttattcaatttttatcgatatcgataatatcccgatatttccatcgatatttccgtgtttttggattaccgatatttcctatatcattgatattttataccttgtaTAGGACTCACAACATTTTAGATCATCTGATATAAGATTatcattgtttggtatgatttGACTTGTTAAGAAAAAGATTGATATGCAGGATTGTGTACCGTGATCTTTGAATGTTGTATTGTTTAGGAAGACTGCTTTATCCCAATTCTTTATGCTCACAAATGTTGTATTTTTAGGAATAGTACCTTATCCTTAATAGTTTATGCTCACAAATGTTTATTATCAAATATTCATCATCTTTATGAAATTAGGAAGATTGAGGACAAGGTTGTGGGTTGAGCTCTCTTCAATGATAGCAACAAAAACTTGACGGTGAGTTGAGCAAAATGGAGTTTTTGGCTCCCATGAAATTATTTAAAGTCACCAACTTCTTGGCCAAAGAACATGACCTTCTGAGGGTCTTTTTCAACATGTTTGATGAAAGGAAGAGTGCATATGTGACTACTTTGTTGTAGACTTGGATGCATAATGACATCTAAGCGATGGTCCAAAGAATATGAATGCTAGTTTTTTGCTATGACATGCTCGTTGCCATGATAATATATCAGGGAAAATTGTGAATGTTTTGTAAAGCTAATGATTGATTCGATGACACCATGATGGTGAAGAACTACTTTTTGTTGATATTATGATATTTAGGCAGGTTAGGAATATTTTGTAGACAATATGATGTGTAGGTAGGTTATGAATATTTAGTTGATAATATGATGCCTAGGCAAGGTATAACTAGTTTGTTTAGGTTGGTTATGACGGTTAGATATATGTACtttgatgtaaaatattaaCTTTAATGAAGTTATTTCCAACTCTTTATTTGTTCCTAAtgttttttcttcatttatttaCTATTATGCAAAATCCATCTCGTGAAAATCTCTTTAGTTTAAGGAGAATCAAGTTTTTTGATTTGAAATGGTAAAATCATTCCTTCTACTCATTGACATCATGTAACAAAATATATCCTTGAAGAGTTAACTAATGCTCCTAACAATTTCTTTCCATGTCCTTCATTCACATTATGCACAACTCCATGCTCATTCACATTATGCATAACTATATACATATGCCGAAGAGAAGAAACAACAACTTGAGCGAAAAAATTTAGATATTAAAGTAAatacttaaatttataaaaaaaaaaacaaaacaaaatcattttaatgtgtctatgaaataaaaaagcaatttaattttttcttactattatatatgttgatgcacaaaatcagcgatgactttggtacaacagaaagtgttaagtttgtgaccttcgttagattgctccggtcactagtgtggataaataagtaaatggatagggacagagaagcaaacacaagatgtatgtggttcacccagattggctacgtccacagagtagatgagttctcattaattgtgaagggtttacacaagtacataggttcaagctctcctgtagtgagtattagtgaatgatttagtacaaatgacattcgaaaatattgtgaaagaatgatctctatttatagaagagagtttatagtttcattctgacattgactcgtgtcgtgttgtgattggcttgtgatgttgacacgtgttgcgctatgattggcttatgatgtcgacatgtgtcgcgctgtgattggcctcctagttggagggaaactcttatggatccttgacggtataacgttgaccgctgctcagtagtttcgagattggtcaagtatggtacaaacaatatactatatcaaattttattaaaaaaaagtatataaaatatttgatctgggacaagggcattttagtaatcatattagtttatattctgattatgttgaattAGTAAACTGTTTTATGGAATTCTATTCCGATtccagacagttttagtaaacaactttaacaagaatctgattctgattctaccttatttcaattccttctactatatcaaattttattaaaaaaaagtatataaaatatttgatctgggacaagggcattttagtaatcatattagtttatattctgattatgttgaattAGTAAACTGTTTTATGGAATTCTATTCCGATtccagacagttttagtaaCCAACTTTAACaagaatctgattctgattctacctcatttcaattccttcTTAATCCAATTCattctcaattcaattcctctcaatttgattacggattagtaaacgcgccTTTAGTCTATTTTGACAGCTAATCGCAAATGGAAACGGAATTGCAAGCACACATGTCAATCACTCACAAGTCATAGGAAAGAAGGATCCCTTTCCACCTAATCCACTAAGTTTGGGATCCGGACTGTTGAAATGTTTAAAAGAGTTCCCtatttgtagtcgttggatcaaatttcaatgactcGAATTCCGAACTTAATGGATTAGATGGAAAAGAATCCGTAGATAATCCTTTCCCAAGTCCTAACCTAGTACTGTGCTTTGACGTATTCTACGCCACTCAATGTGCTTTCGTGTTCCTCATCTTcccataaaagaaaaagaaaaaagtatacATCCGAGAAAGAAGCGCGCACACAGTGagagttcaagcaaagcaagaTTCCAGAAACCATGTCGGCGAGAACCCACATCTTAGTCTTTCCCTACCCTGCGCAAGGGCACATGCTCCCTCTCCTCGACCTTACTCACCAGCTCCTCCTCCGCGGTATCACCGTAACCGTCTTGGTCACCCCCAAAAACCTCCCTGCCCTAACTCCGCTCCTCTCAGCCAacccctccccctccccctccgTCCAAACCGTAGTCCTCCCATTCCCTCCTCACCCCAAAATACCACCCGGTGTCGAGAACGTCAAGGATATTGGCCCCCGCGGCAATCTTGCCGTTATCGACGCCCTCACCAACCTCCACGACCCCATCGTCCACTGGTTCAACTCCCACCCCAACCCCCCTACCGCCATCATCTCCGACTTCTTCCTCGGCTGGACCTTGCCCCTGGCCCGCCAGCTAGGTATCCGCAGAATCACCTTCTACTCTTCCGGTGCTTTCTTGGCATCTATTGCAGATCACTGCTGGCGTAATTTAGATATCATCAAGTCATCTCTAGCTGAATTTCCCGATGTTCCTCGATCACCCTCGTTCAAAGCAGAGCATTTGCCTTCCCTGCCCCGCCGCTACAGAGAATCGGAGCCCGAGTCAGAGCGTATGAGGAATGCCATGCTTGCCAATACCGAAAGTTGGGGATGCATTTTCAATAGCTTTCATGAGTTGGAAGGAGAGTATTTGCAACACTTGAAGACAAAAATGGGCCACCCCCGTGTTTACGGAGTTGGCCCATTGAGCCTACTTGCTTCCGCCGCTAATGGTGGAAACTTGGAACGGGCCAACCCGAACACAGACACGAGGAAAGATAACGTGCTCGCATGGCTTGATGGGTGCCCGGAGGGGTCTGTGCTGTATGTTTGCTTTGGAAGTCAGACGTTGCTAAATAAGCAGCAGATGGAGGCCTTGGCTTCTGGGCTGGAACAGAGTGGAGCTCGGTTTGTGTGGGTTGTGAAAACGGGCTTGGCCGGGAAGGTGAATGATGGGTCCGGAGTCGTACCAGATGGGTTTGAGGAAAGGGTTGCTGGGAGGGGATTGCTGATAAAGGGCTGGGCGCCGCAGGTGATGATCCTCGGCCACCGGGCGGTTGGAGGGTTTCTCAGCCACTGTGGGTGGAACTCTGTGCTGGAAGGGATTGTGGGTGGGGTTTTGATATTGAGCTGGCCTATGGAGGCTGACCAGTTTGTAAATGCCAAGCTATTGGTTGAGTACATGGGCGTGGGCGTGAAGGTGTGTGAGGGTGCCAATGGGGTACCTGACTCGGCCGAGCTGGGAAAGGCAATTGCTGAGTCAATGAGTGGGGAAGCACCTGAGAAGGTGAGAGCGAAGGAACTGAGGGACAAGGCAGTTGCGGCTGTGGGAGATGGTGGGAGCTCCTCAAAGGATTTGGACGAGCTTGTGAAAGAGTTGGGTCAAATTAAAGTGAGGTGAACAGACTAGCCCATGAAAGATcgattttggagtgccaatagcAGCTCCGTAACACAAATAGGAATTGGGGAATAAAATAATGGTTATTTTCCAATACCGTTTTATAGATTTCGTATCAAAGTCCAGGAGAATGTTCAACTTTTctgtaaaataaatattattcagATCACATTGAATGAATTTGAATCGTATGTAATATGGTGTTCTTTCCTATGAGGCAGGAGAGCATGATGATAAATTTACCTTAGCTGCGTCTATTTCGATTGTCCTGAAAAAATGGAAAGTGAGAAATTAAAGAGAAGCAGAAGCAAATGCAGTGGTGCATTCTTTGAAACTCACTTCAAGAAACTAACCTCCATATGAACTCAAGGAAGGAACTAGCTTTCCCCTTGCTGGTTGTTGATGAGGCATGAGACACTGGGGCAACACGGTTAGCCTGTACTCTTGTATGGATTACATTGAAAAAAAGGCGACTGCCCTCATTGTCACCGGGGCGAGCCAGAAGATTGTCACACAAATCCTCCAGTAGATAGTGTACAACTCTTGGTTTCAGCAATGGGATCATTTTTTTCTCAGCATTTTCCCAAGGCTCCACAAGGATCTTAAAGTAACTCTAAGTTAGCACCTGACATTCGGGACTGCATGCGCAGAAGAATCCTGGTCAGCCGGCACTCTTGTATAAGAACTCTTGGTTTCAACTTTCAGCTCTGTAGGCCTTCTCCTGACTAGAATTAACTTTAGGCTTAATGCTTCTATGGGAAAGCACCACACGGTCTTCACCAAGAACATCCTTGCTCCTAAGACTCTGCGAAGAGAGTAAACAATTAATTTGAGATTTCTGCTGCAGTCATAAAAATCATAATCATGTACAAAAGAAATTTAAGTTTATGAATGCTTCATTGATCACTATTGTTCTTGAATGTACTTAGCATTTGGTTGtgccaagaaaatgaaatttatgGATATAACTCAGGGTAGGGTGGACGACAACATTACCTGATTCTTAAAAAATATAACTTTCCCATGGATTAATCCGGACGAAAGCCAAATTTGATCATCTCAGCACGGAGTTCCGCTGCTGAATCGAAATCACCACCTTGATCAAAAACATTAAGCATCACCTCACAGAGTTCTTGATCAGGAGAAATCCCATCAGATAACATCATACAGAAAAAGTACTTTGCTTCAGTTATCCAACACCTTTTGCACAATCTATTAATTACAGCACTATAATCTCTGATGGAAATTTCAAATCCTTTCTCCATCATTTGATGAAAGAGTGCCACGGCCCTATATACATCACCCTTTGCACAATGTGCTTTTATTAACGTGGTATAGGCAACTTTTGTCAAATTGATATTGCTGTCATTGAGAGAAACCAGCAGCCTGTCAGCATCCTCTAGGTCACCATATACACAAAGACCATTGATGAGGAGATTATACGTAACAGGAGTAGGCGCAAGATTATGCATTAACATCTCGTTGTGTAACTGAAAAGCTTTCTCGAAGTCTTGAGCTTTGCAGAAACATTTGATGATTGTATTATATGTGATTTGATCCGGGCTTAGGCCCTTGGCATACATTTCCTCAACTAAGTGAACAGCATCCCACCGCTTCCCCTGTCTGCAAAGTCCTTTAATAACTACCGTGTAAGATACATGAGTTGGTTCTACATCTTTCGCTTCCATCTCTTGAAGCAATTCAAACATGCCATTGATGTTTCCCTGTTCACAGTTAGCATTCATAAGAGTAGTATAAGTAACTGGACTTGGTAGCAATCCATGCAGCTCGATGGTATCCAACATCCTTCGAGCCTCCACTAGTTTCCCAGTTTTGCAGAAACCATGGATAAGAGTATTGAAAGTGACAGTACTGGGATTTAATCCCTTCtcaattatttgtttatataatTGTATTGCTTCTGCAACATTACCTAGTTTTACGTACCCATCCATCATAATATTATACAGCACAATATCCTCAGTCACAGCCCTTGTCGTCAGATGATCAAAATACTTCCTTGCCTCATATATATCTCCTTTCTCACGCAGACCTAACAGAATAGCACGGTGTGCAAAGTAATTGGGAATGATTCTCTTCATATACATTTCTCTATATATTTCACTAGCCCTTTGTACGTCTCCTTGCTTGCATAGACCATGAATGAGGATAGAATATGTTATAAGATCTGGTTCCAAGCCAACAGCTTCCATCTCATACAGCAATCTCAATGCTCCTTCTACTCGTCCACTTTTACACATACTGCTGAGTAGTACACTGTATACAATGACACTCAACTGAAAACCTCTTGAAATCATCTCTTTTTGCAACTTAAGAGCTTCGTCAATATTGCCAACATGGCAGTGGCCACATATCATAATTGTATATGTAACATGATCCGGATTCAACCCTTTAACCAACATTTTCTGAATGACCTTGCGAGCTCCACTCATCAAACCAAGTAGATGAAACCCCTTACAGAGAATGTTGTAAGTTACCGTGTCAGGCTGCACCCCATGCCTCTCCATGTCTTTAGTGAACTCCAATGCTTCTTCCAATGAACCTGCTACACATAGCCCATGAATCAGAATATTATAACTGTACGAATCAGGAACTAATCCATACTTGAACATCACACAAAAAAACGACTTCGCAACATCCACAAAGCCCAATTTACAGAACCTAGACATGATGGTATTGAATGAAACAACTGAAGGCCCAGTCTCCGTCCTTTCAGCATCCATGAGGAAAGAAACTGCATCTTGCACGCTGGATTGCTGGCATAATCCATCTATAAGTATAGACGTAGTGTAGTCACTCTCTGGAGTTCCACTatcttttatttcattataaacATTCCACATGATATCTGTATGCCTCAAATTATGCAACAGGCAGTTGTAGGTTGATGTCGAAACCTTCAAATTCAAATCTTTCATCTTAGCAAGAACAGACAGGGCATCATGAACCATTTCAGATCTCGAATAAGCAAACGCCAACATATCCCACACCACACTACTTGAGTCCCAGTCCCTGAATCTATACAAGAGCAGCTCACAAAGTGAAGGTGCAGAACCAGGGCCTATCACAAATCACAAACTATAAACACCACAATGAGGAAAGTAATGTTAACGAAAAAAGCGTAAAAAACTACCatcaatttctttcttttgtttagcTCGCCGGAATAAGATATAAAATCAATTAATGAACTATTCAAGGACTTCAAAAGAACTCATTACTGCATCCATGAGCTACAATTCATATGATAAAGAAGTAGTTAAAAACCATACCCTCCTCATCCACCATTTGTTTTACAACCGAACGCAACTCCTGAAACTGCCTGTTCGTCGCCAATACATGAACAACAATAAACTCCGAAATCCTCGAATGCCGAAAGCCACACTCATTCCTCAAAAACTTGAAGAACCCAAAGGCTGAATCCGAGCTCTCAAGACTCAAACtttcaataatcaaatccaCCTCCGGCTGATTCAACTTTGAGACCATGGTTCTAAAATAACAATTACCCAAGAATTTTCTCAAACCAAAGATTCCCAAGCCGGTAATGACTTCGGAGACGGTGTTTCTAGGATTTGGgatggcggcggcggcggcgagCTCGTCTTCGAGCTTTGCAGCGGACGCCGAAGGTTTAGTGAAGATGAGGGAGGAGAGGGGAGCGAGAATCTGAGATTTTTGTAGAAAATGTAAGGGCTTCCATTTGTGGATGTGATGGAGCATGGAATTGGGGATTAGGGTTTAAGCATGAAAAGGGCAAGAGCCCTTTTTGGTTCCGGGGAAAAttggaaagctgagagaaatgATAGAGACCAGAGATTGGTTCGAGGTTGGATCAAAATCGAAGCTTTATTGATGGAACGGCGGCGGAGGGAGGCGCTAGGGTTTAAGGAAGCCGTTGGCTTTCCCGGCAATTTGAAGGTTTTACTGCATTGAAATTTAGAAAGAGAGGGGTGTCGTTGCCAGCAGGATAACTACCTTACGTAAGCATATGAACCGGCGTCGTTGTGTATACTTTTGCTGACCAAAGAGTGATTTATTaatgttttccaaaaaaaaaaaagaaaaaaaaagagtgatttATTAATAATTTCTTTTAGCTGGAATGTTTCGATCGATAATATTTGGATAATTACTAGAGAGTACTCATCTTTT
The nucleotide sequence above comes from Malus sylvestris chromosome 16, drMalSylv7.2, whole genome shotgun sequence. Encoded proteins:
- the LOC126607470 gene encoding UDP-glycosyltransferase 89A2-like isoform X2, translated to MSARTHVLVFPYPAQGHMLPLLDLTHQLLLHGIVVTVLVTPKNLPALTPLLSANPSSSVQTLVLPFPPHPKIPPGLENVKDIGPHGNLAVIDALTNLHDPIVHWFNSHPNPPTAIISDFFLGWTLPLARQLGIRRITFYSSGAFLASIADHCWRNLDIIKSSLAEFPDVPRSPSFKAEHLPSLPRRYRESEPESERMRNAMLANTESWGCIFNSFHELEGEYLQHLKTKMGHPRVYGVGPLSLLASAANGGNLERANPNTDTRKDNVLAWLDGCPEGSVLYVCFGSQTLLNKQQMEALASGLEQSGARFVWVVKTGLAGKVNDGSGVVPDGFEERVAGRGLLIKGWAPQVMILGHRAVGGFLSHCGWNSVLEGIVGGVLILSWPMEADQFVNAKLLVEYMGVGVKVCEGANGVPDSAELGKAIAESMSGEAPEKVRAKELRDKAVAAVGDGGSSSKDLDELVKELGQIKVR
- the LOC126607470 gene encoding UDP-glycosyltransferase 89A2-like isoform X1, whose amino-acid sequence is MSARTHILVFPYPAQGHMLPLLDLTHQLLLRGITVTVLVTPKNLPALTPLLSANPSPSPSVQTVVLPFPPHPKIPPGVENVKDIGPRGNLAVIDALTNLHDPIVHWFNSHPNPPTAIISDFFLGWTLPLARQLGIRRITFYSSGAFLASIADHCWRNLDIIKSSLAEFPDVPRSPSFKAEHLPSLPRRYRESEPESERMRNAMLANTESWGCIFNSFHELEGEYLQHLKTKMGHPRVYGVGPLSLLASAANGGNLERANPNTDTRKDNVLAWLDGCPEGSVLYVCFGSQTLLNKQQMEALASGLEQSGARFVWVVKTGLAGKVNDGSGVVPDGFEERVAGRGLLIKGWAPQVMILGHRAVGGFLSHCGWNSVLEGIVGGVLILSWPMEADQFVNAKLLVEYMGVGVKVCEGANGVPDSAELGKAIAESMSGEAPEKVRAKELRDKAVAAVGDGGSSSKDLDELVKELGQIKVR
- the LOC126607468 gene encoding putative pentatricopeptide repeat-containing protein At1g13630, yielding MLHHIHKWKPLHFLQKSQILAPLSSLIFTKPSASAAKLEDELAAAAAIPNPRNTVSEVITGLGIFGLRKFLGNCYFRTMVSKLNQPEVDLIIESLSLESSDSAFGFFKFLRNECGFRHSRISEFIVVHVLATNRQFQELRSVVKQMVDEEGPGSAPSLCELLLYRFRDWDSSSVVWDMLAFAYSRSEMVHDALSVLAKMKDLNLKVSTSTYNCLLHNLRHTDIMWNVYNEIKDSGTPESDYTTSILIDGLCQQSSVQDAVSFLMDAERTETGPSVVSFNTIMSRFCKLGFVDVAKSFFCVMFKYGLVPDSYSYNILIHGLCVAGSLEEALEFTKDMERHGVQPDTVTYNILCKGFHLLGLMSGARKVIQKMLVKGLNPDHVTYTIMICGHCHVGNIDEALKLQKEMISRGFQLSVIVYSVLLSSMCKSGRVEGALRLLYEMEAVGLEPDLITYSILIHGLCKQGDVQRASEIYREMYMKRIIPNYFAHRAILLGLREKGDIYEARKYFDHLTTRAVTEDIVLYNIMMDGYVKLGNVAEAIQLYKQIIEKGLNPSTVTFNTLIHGFCKTGKLVEARRMLDTIELHGLLPSPVTYTTLMNANCEQGNINGMFELLQEMEAKDVEPTHVSYTVVIKGLCRQGKRWDAVHLVEEMYAKGLSPDQITYNTIIKCFCKAQDFEKAFQLHNEMLMHNLAPTPVTYNLLINGLCVYGDLEDADRLLVSLNDSNINLTKVAYTTLIKAHCAKGDVYRAVALFHQMMEKGFEISIRDYSAVINRLCKRCWITEAKYFFCMMLSDGISPDQELCEVMLNVFDQGGDFDSAAELRAEMIKFGFRPD